The proteins below are encoded in one region of Syntrophorhabdaceae bacterium:
- a CDS encoding tetratricopeptide repeat protein → MGFFRNLFTLGKDKTYTEAMRLFNMHDYRGAIEKFEDILKRKKVSTSIHYNLSKVYISQSHRNLGIILFTMGKYAEALQEFTMALHYNPGFNELYYFIGVCQNNLGDFKSAIDSFNSVIEVDPSNLPARLKLGVALHNYRMWDTAENLYKGILKTNPNYADIHYYLGLTYLGKGNVDEATNSFRSALKINPNYLQARIKIIVAQIYTGEFDKAIEELISLSEKYPKFADIFYYLGIAYTGKGMFEKAIENFRHATEINPSYKEARTKLGTIYCHLGRFQEGINEFEEASRIDPSDEDAAMITNALKNAIALHETSSLKFSEIILSLFANGRGIYDFVPEFSKGVQITPDVSEMISIVMSVSEEDRTLCEMLIPFVKEHITEKNDYPDLHNSLGALYLKLNRYTEAEGYFRRAVELNPKYMKARFNLFYTLKMLGKYEDALKDGEYIIENGMTYPDVYSNLAEVCLNLNLCDRAIENIKKALDINNRYPLAHYIAAQVFERLGNKKEALHHIKECLNSNPPGFLSAKAKEILERLEKE, encoded by the coding sequence ATGGGTTTTTTTAGAAATCTTTTTACCTTGGGGAAGGACAAGACCTATACAGAGGCGATGAGGCTTTTTAATATGCACGATTACAGGGGGGCCATAGAAAAGTTTGAAGACATATTAAAGAGAAAAAAGGTGTCAACAAGCATTCATTATAATCTTTCAAAGGTCTATATAAGCCAGTCCCACAGAAACCTCGGTATAATACTTTTTACTATGGGAAAATATGCAGAAGCACTTCAAGAATTTACCATGGCACTTCATTATAATCCTGGCTTTAATGAGCTTTATTATTTCATAGGTGTATGCCAGAATAATCTTGGAGATTTCAAGAGTGCCATAGATAGCTTCAATAGTGTTATAGAGGTTGACCCATCAAATCTTCCCGCAAGGCTAAAACTTGGCGTTGCGCTTCATAATTACAGGATGTGGGATACTGCAGAGAATCTCTATAAGGGTATTTTAAAGACAAATCCTAATTACGCAGATATTCACTATTACCTCGGATTAACATATCTTGGGAAGGGCAATGTTGATGAAGCTACTAATTCTTTCAGGAGTGCATTAAAGATAAATCCTAATTACCTTCAGGCAAGGATAAAGATAATTGTTGCGCAAATTTATACAGGGGAATTCGATAAAGCCATCGAGGAGCTTATATCCCTTTCAGAGAAGTATCCAAAATTTGCAGATATATTCTATTATTTAGGCATTGCCTATACAGGCAAGGGCATGTTTGAGAAGGCCATAGAAAACTTCAGGCACGCAACTGAGATAAACCCATCATATAAAGAGGCAAGGACTAAATTAGGGACAATTTATTGTCACTTAGGTAGGTTTCAGGAAGGCATCAATGAGTTTGAAGAGGCAAGCAGGATCGACCCTTCTGATGAAGACGCAGCAATGATCACAAATGCCTTAAAAAATGCCATTGCCTTACATGAAACATCGAGTTTAAAATTTTCAGAAATTATATTGAGTTTATTTGCAAATGGAAGGGGTATATATGATTTTGTCCCTGAATTTAGCAAAGGGGTTCAGATTACCCCTGATGTCTCTGAGATGATATCTATTGTTATGAGTGTCTCTGAAGAAGATAGAACCCTGTGCGAGATGCTAATCCCATTCGTTAAAGAACACATAACAGAGAAGAATGACTACCCTGACCTTCATAATAGCCTTGGTGCATTATATCTAAAACTCAATAGATACACAGAGGCAGAAGGATATTTCAGAAGGGCAGTAGAGTTGAATCCAAAATATATGAAGGCACGCTTTAATCTTTTTTATACATTAAAGATGCTCGGCAAATATGAAGATGCCTTAAAAGATGGGGAATATATAATTGAAAACGGTATGACCTATCCCGATGTTTACTCCAATCTTGCCGAAGTATGTCTAAATCTTAATTTGTGTGACAGGGCCATAGAAAATATTAAAAAAGCACTGGATATAAATAATAGATACCCTTTAGCCCACTATATAGCAGCACAGGTGTTTGAAAGACTTGGCAATAAAAAGGAGGCTCTGCATCATATAAAAGAGTGTTTAAACTCAAATCCTCCTGGCTTTTTAAGTGCCAAGGCAAAAGAGATACTTGAAAGGCTTGAAAAGGAATAG
- a CDS encoding carboxyl transferase domain-containing protein, with protein MRPYFEKMQDWGKPVKPNAANAEEIKKVEKEIEALIEQKKKAGLPQETLNKRGEWTVYQRLDYILDPGTWAPLHMLYDPMDEESGTTGVVDGLGRINGRWCVIIGFDNKVLAGAWIAGQSDNILRVTDMAKRLHCPLVWLVNCSGVKLTEQEKVYANRRGNGTTFFRHAELNKLGIPVLAAIYGTNPAGGGYQGISPTLLLAHKDCNIAVGGAGIVSGMAPKGYFDEGMAEMIIEATRKFKAVPPGRVEIHYDHTGFFREVHPTEESLLDSLKSWVTKLPAYDPSFFRVAKPAEPKFPAEDIYNIVAFNQKMVYDVEQLMARLVDNSEHMEFRPDYGPELYTGLVKIDGFLIGIVANRQGMMPKGYPDYAPYPGIGGKFYRQGLIKVNEFVTLCGRDRVPMVWIQDTSGIDVGDYAEKAELLGLGQSLIYSIEQSDLPMMAIVLRKGTAAAHYIMSGPQANNNNAFTLGTATTEIYVMHGETAAVATFARRLVKEKDAGKPLAPVIEGMNRIVKEYYDKSRPAYCAKMGLVDEVVKMTDIRKYLVAFANCCYQNPKSITPHHQMILPRVIKG; from the coding sequence ATGAGACCATACTTTGAAAAGATGCAGGACTGGGGAAAACCAGTGAAGCCTAATGCAGCCAATGCAGAAGAGATCAAAAAGGTTGAAAAAGAGATTGAAGCTTTGATTGAACAGAAAAAGAAAGCAGGACTACCACAGGAAACATTAAACAAAAGAGGTGAATGGACAGTATATCAGAGACTTGACTACATCCTTGATCCAGGGACATGGGCACCACTGCACATGCTTTATGACCCCATGGATGAAGAGTCAGGGACAACAGGTGTAGTAGATGGTCTCGGCAGGATTAATGGAAGATGGTGTGTAATAATCGGTTTTGATAATAAGGTCCTTGCCGGTGCATGGATTGCAGGCCAGTCAGATAACATCCTTAGAGTAACGGATATGGCAAAAAGATTGCATTGTCCCCTTGTATGGCTTGTCAATTGTAGCGGTGTGAAACTTACCGAACAGGAAAAGGTCTATGCAAATAGGCGTGGTAATGGAACAACATTCTTTAGACACGCAGAATTGAACAAGCTCGGTATCCCTGTTCTTGCAGCCATATACGGTACAAACCCAGCAGGTGGAGGCTATCAGGGTATAAGCCCGACCCTTCTCCTTGCCCATAAAGATTGCAACATTGCAGTAGGTGGTGCAGGTATAGTAAGTGGTATGGCACCTAAGGGATATTTTGATGAAGGCATGGCAGAGATGATAATTGAAGCAACCAGGAAGTTTAAGGCAGTTCCTCCAGGAAGAGTGGAGATACACTATGACCATACAGGGTTTTTTAGAGAAGTTCATCCTACAGAAGAGAGCCTCCTCGATTCTTTGAAGTCATGGGTTACAAAGCTTCCGGCATATGACCCTTCATTCTTCAGGGTAGCAAAGCCCGCAGAACCAAAATTTCCAGCAGAGGATATTTATAACATAGTGGCCTTTAACCAGAAGATGGTCTATGATGTAGAGCAGTTGATGGCAAGGCTTGTTGATAACAGCGAGCATATGGAGTTTAGGCCAGACTACGGTCCAGAACTTTATACGGGTCTTGTAAAGATAGACGGTTTCTTAATTGGTATTGTTGCCAATAGACAGGGTATGATGCCTAAGGGGTATCCAGATTATGCACCTTATCCTGGAATAGGTGGAAAATTTTACAGACAGGGACTTATCAAGGTAAACGAATTTGTCACCCTCTGTGGCAGAGACAGGGTCCCAATGGTCTGGATACAAGATACATCAGGCATTGATGTAGGTGATTATGCAGAGAAGGCAGAGCTACTCGGTTTAGGCCAGTCTCTTATTTACTCCATTGAGCAGAGTGACCTACCCATGATGGCCATTGTTCTGAGAAAAGGCACTGCAGCAGCGCACTATATCATGTCAGGTCCTCAGGCAAACAATAACAACGCCTTTACACTTGGCACAGCCACCACAGAGATATACGTCATGCACGGTGAGACTGCAGCAGTGGCAACCTTCGCAAGGAGACTTGTGAAAGAAAAGGATGCAGGCAAACCCCTTGCACCAGTAATAGAGGGTATGAACAGGATAGTCAAAGAATACTATGACAAGTCAAGACCAGCATATTGTGCAAAGATGGGTCTGGTGGATGAGGTGGTAAAGATGACCGATATAAGAAAATATCTTGTGGCATTTGCAAACTGCTGTTATCAGAATCCAAAATCTATTACACCACATCATCAGATGATTTTACCAAGGGTAATAAAAGGTTAA
- the bioF gene encoding 8-amino-7-oxononanoate synthase: MEDRLLYRLKEIKEKGNYRSIRYIKPLSATRIIYESKECLNLCSNSYLSLHVHPELIKASKEASEIYGAGTCSSRSVSGSIDLYRSLEKEIAEYKNYPKGLLFTNGYLANIGIISTLTEMGDVIFSDELNHSSLIHSMRLSKARKVVYKHRDLNDLEKKIKKDKTKGKRFLVTETIFSMDGDVAPLKDLYELKKRYDLNIIVDDAHGTGVFGEKGTGIEEVFGLSGTMDVHMATFGKALGTYGAFVLSEGTVIEYLINRAKTFMYTTALPPSVIASSMKALEVVKKDISLKQGLWENIEYFRKGLRDAGFNLKDSEGPIIPIVVGDDKDAVKMQEELLSMGIFLQAIRPPTVPEGTSRLRLTIVRDLTKEDMDYAISSIIKAGKNIGLL, from the coding sequence ATGGAAGATAGACTTTTATATAGATTAAAAGAAATAAAAGAAAAGGGCAATTATAGGAGTATTAGATATATAAAACCCTTATCTGCCACAAGGATTATCTACGAATCAAAGGAATGTCTGAATCTTTGCTCAAACAGTTATCTCTCCTTGCATGTTCATCCAGAACTTATAAAGGCATCAAAAGAGGCATCAGAGATATATGGTGCAGGGACATGTTCATCCAGGAGTGTGTCAGGTAGCATTGACCTGTATAGAAGTTTAGAGAAAGAGATAGCTGAATATAAAAACTATCCAAAAGGGCTTTTATTCACCAATGGTTATCTTGCCAATATAGGCATAATATCAACCCTTACTGAAATGGGAGATGTTATCTTTAGTGATGAATTGAACCACTCAAGTCTTATACACAGCATGAGGCTTTCAAAGGCAAGAAAGGTGGTCTACAAGCATAGAGACTTAAATGACCTGGAGAAAAAGATAAAAAAAGACAAAACAAAAGGAAAGCGATTTCTGGTAACCGAGACCATATTCAGTATGGATGGTGATGTGGCACCTCTTAAGGACCTCTATGAGCTCAAAAAAAGATATGATCTCAATATAATAGTGGACGATGCCCATGGTACAGGTGTGTTTGGAGAAAAAGGCACAGGTATAGAGGAGGTCTTTGGATTATCAGGCACAATGGATGTCCATATGGCAACCTTTGGCAAAGCCCTTGGAACTTATGGCGCCTTTGTCCTTTCAGAGGGAACAGTCATCGAATATCTAATAAATAGGGCAAAAACATTTATGTATACCACTGCATTGCCCCCCTCTGTTATTGCTTCATCCATGAAGGCGCTGGAGGTGGTGAAAAAAGATATTAGCCTGAAGCAAGGGTTATGGGAAAACATAGAATACTTTAGAAAAGGTTTAAGGGATGCAGGTTTTAATCTGAAAGATAGTGAAGGACCTATAATTCCTATTGTAGTAGGCGATGATAAAGATGCAGTGAAGATGCAGGAGGAACTTCTTTCCATGGGTATATTCCTTCAGGCAATAAGACCTCCAACTGTTCCGGAAGGGACATCAAGATTGAGACTTACTATTGTCAGAGATTTAACAAAAGAGGATATGGATTATGCCATATCTTCCATAATAAAGGCAGGCAAGAATATAGGCCTTTTGTAA
- the bioA gene encoding adenosylmethionine--8-amino-7-oxononanoate transaminase: MDNKKQLVEWDKTYIWHPFTQMRDYLESDPLVIDRGEGFYLVDVEGNRYIDGVSSLWVLVHGHGRPELIDAIKKQAEKLCHSTLLGIANTPSILLSKRLIQIAPSGLKKVFYSDNGSTSVEVALKMAYQYWQHKGEKKRKKFINFSNGYHGDTIGSVSVGGIELFHRIYKPLLFKTYKAPSPYCYRCSLKLDYPSCGLACVQEFEEIVKRHRDEVCAVVIEPVVQGAAGMIIQPQGFLNAIWKITKENGLLFIADEVATGFGRTGYMFACEKENVKPDFLCLSKSITGGYLPLAVTATTEEVFNAFLGRFEDFKTFFHGHTYTGNPLACAVALKNLELYESEKIMERLKAKIRLLNGELQRFSELPSVGEIRQQGFMVGIELVKNKKTKKPYAPKEKIGQKVILEARKRGVVIRPLGDVIVLMPPLAIDDDILKELVDVTYKSIKAVTCD, encoded by the coding sequence ATGGATAATAAAAAACAACTCGTAGAATGGGATAAGACATATATCTGGCATCCCTTCACCCAGATGAGGGATTATCTGGAGTCAGATCCCCTTGTTATCGATAGAGGAGAAGGGTTTTATCTGGTGGATGTGGAAGGAAATAGATATATCGATGGCGTGTCATCCCTGTGGGTATTGGTGCATGGCCATGGAAGACCTGAACTTATAGATGCCATAAAGAAACAGGCAGAAAAGCTTTGCCACTCCACCCTTCTTGGCATTGCCAATACACCTTCAATCCTCCTCTCAAAAAGGCTTATTCAAATTGCGCCATCTGGTTTAAAAAAGGTCTTTTATTCAGACAATGGCTCCACATCTGTGGAGGTCGCCCTTAAAATGGCTTATCAATACTGGCAGCATAAAGGTGAAAAGAAAAGAAAAAAGTTTATTAATTTTTCTAATGGTTATCACGGGGATACAATAGGTTCGGTAAGCGTGGGAGGTATAGAGCTATTCCACAGGATATATAAACCCCTGCTTTTTAAGACCTATAAAGCGCCTTCTCCATATTGCTACAGATGTTCATTAAAATTGGATTATCCGTCATGTGGTCTTGCCTGTGTCCAGGAGTTTGAAGAGATTGTTAAACGACATAGGGATGAGGTATGTGCGGTTGTTATAGAACCTGTTGTTCAGGGTGCTGCCGGTATGATCATCCAGCCTCAAGGTTTTTTAAATGCCATATGGAAGATCACGAAAGAAAACGGACTCCTTTTTATTGCCGACGAGGTTGCCACAGGTTTTGGTAGAACAGGATATATGTTTGCATGTGAAAAAGAAAATGTAAAACCTGATTTTCTATGTCTTTCCAAGAGCATTACAGGAGGATATTTACCTCTTGCAGTGACAGCAACAACTGAAGAGGTCTTCAATGCCTTCTTAGGAAGATTTGAAGATTTTAAGACCTTTTTCCATGGCCATACATATACAGGTAATCCTCTTGCATGCGCTGTTGCCTTAAAAAACCTTGAACTTTATGAAAGTGAAAAGATCATGGAAAGACTTAAGGCTAAGATTAGATTATTAAATGGTGAACTTCAAAGATTTTCAGAACTACCTTCTGTAGGCGAGATAAGGCAGCAGGGCTTTATGGTGGGTATAGAGCTTGTAAAAAACAAGAAAACAAAAAAGCCTTATGCCCCAAAAGAGAAGATAGGCCAGAAGGTAATCCTTGAGGCAAGAAAAAGGGGTGTTGTCATAAGACCCCTTGGCGATGTGATTGTGCTCATGCCACCCCTTGCCATAGACGATGATATTTTAAAAGAGCTTGTAGATGTAACTTATAAAAGCATAAAAGCAGTTACATGCGATTAA
- a CDS encoding thymidylate synthase, giving the protein MKPIYIEARDLPDAWFQCIYKLFDGTEGVHEYKIEKGSFEGHTRREFDLIMVHIKYPGTRPIIPDIPQELGIPAPTSMEYVEEYLQYLMTDKKEDNELYTYGERLTNPKVFIDGKECPIGVNPVMEVINIYKEGKYGTNQAIMEIGMPQDIVLEDPPCLRLIDTRIMSGRLHFVLYFRSWDLWAGFPSNLAAIQLLKEYMCHEIGVEDGTITAISKGMHLYDYTFDLALKRLRR; this is encoded by the coding sequence ATGAAACCTATATATATTGAAGCAAGAGACCTGCCAGATGCTTGGTTTCAGTGCATATATAAACTCTTTGATGGGACAGAGGGGGTCCATGAATACAAAATAGAAAAAGGCTCTTTTGAAGGACATACAAGAAGAGAATTTGACCTTATAATGGTTCACATAAAATATCCTGGCACAAGACCCATTATCCCTGATATACCACAGGAGCTTGGAATCCCTGCACCCACAAGTATGGAATATGTAGAGGAATATCTCCAATATCTCATGACAGACAAAAAAGAGGACAATGAACTCTATACATATGGAGAGAGATTGACCAACCCCAAGGTTTTCATTGATGGTAAAGAATGCCCCATAGGCGTCAACCCTGTCATGGAGGTCATAAATATATATAAGGAAGGTAAATACGGCACAAATCAGGCAATTATGGAGATAGGCATGCCGCAGGACATAGTGCTTGAAGACCCTCCATGTCTAAGGCTAATAGATACCAGAATCATGTCTGGAAGGCTTCATTTTGTCCTCTATTTTAGAAGTTGGGATCTATGGGCAGGCTTTCCATCAAATCTGGCGGCAATACAGCTTTTGAAGGAGTATATGTGTCACGAGATTGGCGTTGAAGATGGAACAATCACGGCCATAAGTAAAGGCATGCATCTTTATGATTATACATTTGACCTTGCCCTTAAAAGGCTAAGACGATAA
- a CDS encoding MBL fold metallo-hydrolase encodes MFVKQMEVGSFAIFAYIVGCKTTKEALVIDPAADCERIYNEATERGYRIKYIVNTHSHVDHIMGNRRMKELTGAEIVIHESEAYSLINQSPYMLSMFGGEPSPPADVTVREGDYITIGKISLKVIHTPGHSPGSISLYHNGIVFTGDTLFVGGVGRTDLAGGSWETLVASIHKKLFTLPDDTIVAPGHNYGDSAKSNIGREKLYNAYVGQRAGY; translated from the coding sequence ATGTTTGTGAAACAGATGGAGGTTGGAAGTTTTGCCATATTTGCCTATATAGTAGGATGTAAGACCACTAAAGAGGCGCTTGTTATAGACCCTGCTGCTGATTGTGAGAGGATCTACAATGAGGCAACAGAGAGGGGCTATAGGATAAAATACATAGTAAATACCCATTCCCATGTAGACCATATAATGGGTAATAGGAGGATGAAAGAACTTACCGGTGCCGAGATTGTAATACATGAGAGTGAGGCGTATAGCCTTATAAATCAATCCCCTTATATGCTCAGTATGTTTGGAGGCGAACCATCGCCACCAGCAGATGTTACAGTGAGAGAGGGGGATTATATAACTATTGGAAAGATATCCCTTAAGGTAATCCATACACCAGGGCATTCACCAGGTAGCATTTCCCTCTATCATAATGGAATTGTTTTCACAGGCGATACATTATTTGTAGGTGGTGTAGGCAGGACAGACCTTGCAGGTGGTTCATGGGAGACACTTGTGGCATCCATACACAAAAAACTATTCACATTGCCGGATGATACAATAGTTGCCCCAGGTCATAATTACGGCGATTCTGCTAAAAGCAACATAGGAAGGGAGAAATTGTATAATGCATATGTGGGTCAGAGAGCAGGTTATTAA
- a CDS encoding patatin-like phospholipase family protein, which produces MHMWVREQVIKIRVLKVIIFLILAGFFIAACQTVPEVVKKKEPKIALVLGGGSAKGFAHVGVIRVLEQEKIPIHMIVGTSVGSLIGGIYAANPDSFQLEYTAFKVEKNDIIDMLTIPKMGLGQGARLEEFASKNINVKKVEDTKIPFYPIATDLNTGETVILEKGSISKAIRASAAIPGVFTPVMFDNRMLVDGGVSNNVACDVAKNIKGADIVIAVNLQKDIRNYDINSVVDVMGQSINIMMRETNKPKLRYADVVIEPDIKGVSLFDFTKKKELIEAGIKATREALPKIKEILSKYQQ; this is translated from the coding sequence ATGCATATGTGGGTCAGAGAGCAGGTTATTAAAATTAGAGTCCTTAAGGTCATTATATTTCTCATTCTGGCTGGTTTTTTTATTGCCGCATGTCAGACTGTTCCTGAGGTAGTAAAAAAGAAGGAGCCAAAAATAGCCCTTGTCCTGGGTGGTGGTTCTGCCAAGGGGTTTGCCCATGTGGGAGTCATAAGGGTTCTTGAACAGGAGAAGATACCCATTCACATGATAGTAGGGACAAGCGTAGGCAGTCTCATCGGTGGCATCTATGCAGCAAATCCAGATAGTTTCCAACTTGAATACACAGCCTTTAAGGTGGAAAAGAATGACATTATTGACATGCTTACCATACCCAAAATGGGTCTTGGCCAGGGTGCAAGGCTTGAAGAGTTTGCCTCGAAAAACATAAATGTTAAGAAGGTAGAGGATACAAAGATACCATTCTATCCCATAGCAACGGATTTAAACACAGGAGAGACCGTTATCCTGGAAAAAGGCTCTATATCCAAGGCCATAAGGGCTTCGGCAGCAATACCAGGGGTATTCACGCCTGTTATGTTTGATAACAGGATGCTTGTGGACGGCGGTGTTTCTAATAATGTAGCCTGTGATGTGGCAAAAAATATAAAGGGTGCAGATATAGTCATTGCAGTAAATCTCCAGAAAGACATAAGAAATTATGATATAAACTCTGTGGTGGATGTCATGGGTCAATCCATAAACATTATGATGCGTGAAACAAACAAGCCAAAGCTTAGATATGCCGATGTGGTGATAGAGCCTGATATAAAGGGTGTATCCCTATTTGATTTTACAAAAAAGAAGGAGCTCATAGAGGCAGGGATAAAGGCAACAAGAGAGGCTTTGCCCAAGATTAAAGAGATCCTTTCCAAATATCAGCAATGA
- a CDS encoding YdcF family protein encodes MLFLLKKLITYTIVPPGIIIILLILAGIFLRKRLRLFAIFLGIAIYLMSIEPVKDLFITPLEDAYKVPSIEDIKTCNAYVVLGGGINENAPDLNGSGQLSNDSLPRVVEAYRLYMRHKVPIILSGGKAYGKKSEAEIAKRFLLSLGVDERHIITEDKSRDTKENALFVKEIAEKREIKKVVLITSAFHLRRSVMLFKRYYPHILPYPTGYRTSRAEYNVMSYIPIADNIHYIANSIKEYLGIFFYRFAPKGI; translated from the coding sequence ATGCTATTTTTATTAAAGAAACTAATAACCTATACCATTGTCCCTCCAGGTATCATCATTATCCTTTTGATCCTGGCAGGGATATTTTTAAGAAAGAGGCTCAGGCTCTTTGCCATCTTCCTTGGTATTGCCATTTATTTAATGAGTATTGAACCTGTAAAAGACCTTTTTATAACCCCCTTGGAAGATGCATATAAGGTGCCTTCTATAGAGGATATAAAGACTTGTAATGCATATGTAGTCCTTGGAGGGGGTATAAATGAAAATGCCCCTGACCTAAATGGGTCAGGCCAGTTATCAAACGACTCTCTACCAAGGGTAGTGGAGGCATATAGGCTTTATATGAGGCATAAGGTGCCTATTATTTTATCAGGGGGAAAGGCATATGGCAAGAAATCAGAGGCAGAGATTGCAAAGAGATTCCTTTTGTCTTTAGGTGTAGATGAAAGGCATATCATAACAGAAGATAAAAGCAGGGATACAAAAGAAAATGCCCTCTTTGTAAAAGAGATTGCCGAGAAGAGGGAGATAAAAAAGGTAGTTCTTATAACAAGTGCATTCCATCTGAGAAGGTCTGTTATGCTATTTAAAAGATACTACCCCCACATCCTTCCATATCCTACTGGTTATAGAACCTCAAGGGCAGAATACAATGTCATGAGTTACATACCCATAGCAGATAACATCCATTATATTGCCAATTCAATAAAGGAATATCTGGGGATATTTTTTTATAGGTTTGCTCCAAAAGGCATATAA